The Streptomyces cyanogenus DNA segment CCGTCGGCGAGCACGACCGCGGTGCCGCGGTGGGCCGCGATGCGGCGGGCGGCCAGGGCGAGGCTGCCGAGGCGGACGCGTTCGGCGGTGGGCGGCACCTCGGGCAGCGCCAGGTGGTGGGCGGCACCGGCCACGAGAGTGGCGGCGCCGAGGGCGGCGCGTGCCGCGGCGGTCAGCGGCGAGCCGTCCCAGCCGATCACCGTGACCCGGTCGGCCATCGTCGTCAGTCTCCTGGGGTTCTGCGCAGGTCTTCGGGAACAGGAAGCCCGGGGCGGGCTCCGTGAGGGTACCTGGTGGAGCCCGGGGGCTCAGTTCCAGTCCGAGTACGAGGTGAAACCACCCGTGTCGGCGAGCTGCTCGCCGACACCGGCGAGGTCCTCCGGCAGCAGGCTCCAGACGATGACGTCGGTGCGCACCTCGGTCCAGGTGCCGTCCCCGGTTCTGGCGCGGGCTATCCAGGCGTTGCGCAGGACGCCCTCGCTGATGCAGCCGATCTTCTGGGCCACCTGCTGGGAGGCGGTGTTGTCGGCGGCGGTGCGCAGTTCGAGCCGCTCGAACTTCCGGTCGTGGAAGAGCCACTGGGCGGTGGCGAGGGCCGCTTCGGAGGCGTAGCCCTCGCCGCGGGCCCAGGGAGCGACGACGTAGGCGATCTCGCTGGACCGTACGCGCCAGTCGGTGTTCCTCAGGTGGACGATGCCGACGAGCCGCTGGGTGAGGAACTCGGTGACGGCGAGGACGATGCCGCGGCCGGCGGTGCGCTCCTCGGGGGCCAGCCGGGTGATCCACTCGCGGGCGTCGGCCTCGGTGTAGGGGTGCGCGACGGTGGTCCAGGCGACGACCTGCTCGTCGTTCATCATCTCGGCCAGGGCGGGCACGTCGTCCTCGTCGAGGGGGCGCAGCACCAACCGCTCCGTGCTGATGGAGATGTTGGGGAAGGTGCTCGTCATGCGCCGCTCCGTAACCTTCGGAAAATCCTCGAAAGACCGTACGGGCCGTCAGGCCTGCTGAACTGCCCAGCATGCAGCATGAAACCACTGAACAGCACAACGGGGTCCACACCCGGTGAGGGAGCGGACCCCGTGCGTGGCGAAACGCCGTGTGCGTGCCGTCAGCCGCCGGTCGGCGGCAGGACGGGCCCGTGGTACCTGTCGGCTCAGAACGACGGGATGACGGAGCCCTGGTACTTGTCCTCGATGAACTTCTTGACCTCGGGCGAGGTGAGGAGCTTCGCGAGCTTCTTGACCCGCGGGTCCGACTCGTCGCCCTTCTTCACGGCGAGGAAGTTGCCGTACGGGCTGTTCTTGGCGGACTCCAGGACCAGCGCCTCCTTGGCCGGCTTGAGGCCGGCGGAGATGGCGTAGTTGCCGTTGATCACGGCCGCGTCCACGTCGTCCAGGGAGCGTGCGGTCTGGGCCGCCTCGACCTCCTTGAACTTGAGGTTCTTGGGGTTCTTGGTGATGTCCTGCGGGGTGGCCTCGGAGCCGACGCCGTCCTTGAGGGTGATGAGCCCGTTGGCGGCGAGCAGCTTCAGTGCACGGGCCTCGTTGACGGCGTCGTTCGGCACGGCGATGGTCGCACCGCTCTTCAGGGCGTCGGCCTTCTTGATCTTGTGGGAGTAGAGGCCGAGCGGCTCCAGGTGCACCGTGACGACGGGCACGATGTGGGTGCCGCGCTTCTTGTTGAAGTCGTCCAGGTACGGCTGGTTCTGGAAGTAGTTGGCGTCCACCGAGCCGTCCTCGGTCGCCGTGTTCGGCGTGATGTAGTCGGTGAACTCCTTGACCTCCAGGTCGAGGCCCGCCTTCTTCGCCAGCTTGTCCTTGACGAAGTCGAGGATCTCGGCGTGCGGGGTCGGGCTCGCGGCGACGACCAGCGGGCCGTTGCGGTCGGAGGAGCCGGAGTCCTTGCCGGAGCCGCAGGCGGTCAGCCCGAGGGTGAGGGCTCCGGTGGCGAGGACGGCGGTGGTGAGCTTGGCGGTGTTACGCACGAAAAGTGCCTTTCCTTAAGGGTGGTGCGACCCCGTGTATGGGTGGTACGGGGAGTCTGAGGGGGTTACGCGACCTTGCCGACGTCGGCCGCCGCGGGCTCCTTGGCCTTCAGCAGGCGGAGCTTGGGCGCGGGGCCGGACCGGCCGCCCCGGCGGTGCAGGGCGCGGGCCGCGTAGTCGCCGGCGAACTGGATGACGGAGATGACGACGGCGAGGATCGCGACGGTGATCCACATCATCTGGGTCTCGAAGCGCTGGTAGCCGTAGCGGATGGCGATGTCTCCGAGGCCGCCGGCGCCGACCGTGCCGGCCATGGCCGAGTAGCCGATGAGGGCGACGATCGTGGTGGTGGTGCTGGCGATCAGGGAGGGCAGCGACTCCGGTACGAGCACCTTGCGGACGATGGTCCAGGTGTTGCCGCCCATCGACTGGACGGCCTCGACGAGCCCGCCGTCCACTTCGCGGACGGCCGTCTCGACCAGGCGCGCGAAGAAGGGGATCGCGCCGATGGCGAGCGGCACGATGGCGGCCTCGCGGCCGATGGTCGTCCCGGTGATCGAACGGGTGAGACCCATCAGCGCGACCATCAGGATGATGAACGGCATGGAGCGGGCGACGTTCACGACCTGCCCGATGACCTTGTTGGCGACGACGTTCTGCAGCAGGCCGCCCCGGTCCGTCAGGACCAGGAGGATGCCCAGCGGAAGGCCGCCGACGACGGCGATCAGGGTGGACCAGCCGACCATGTACAGCGTGTCCCAACACGCCTGCGACAGCAGCGGCTGCATCTCCGGCCAGGTCACTTGGCACCTTCCTTCACCAGCAGGCTCTCCTGGCCCACCACGTCGATCTGCAGGCCCTGTTCGCGCAGGAATCCGACCGGCACCACGTTGTCCTCGTAACGACCGGGCAGTTCGATGCGCATGCGGCCGATCTGGAGGCCGCCGACGGTGTCGATGGCGGCGCCGAGGATCGAGATGTCGATGTTGTACGTACGCGAGAGCTGGGAGATGACCGGCTGGGTGGCGGCCTCGCCGTGGAAGGTGACGTCGAGGACGGTCCGGTCGGCGCCGGTCGCCTCGCCGCCCACCGGGAAGAGCGCGGCGGCGAGCTCGGAGCCCGGGGTGGCGAGCAGCTCGCTGACCGTGCCGGACTCCACGATCCGGCCCTTCTCCATCAGGGCGGCCGAGTCGCAGATCGACTTCACGACGTCCATCTCGTGGGTGATGAGCAGGACGGTCAGGCCCAGCTGGCGGTTCAGGTCGCGCAGCAGCTGGAGGATGGACCGGGTGGTCTCGGGGTCGAGGGCGCTGGTGGCCTCGTCGGAGAGGAGCACCTTGGGGTCGCCGGCGAGGGCACGCGCGATGCCGACGCGCTGCTTCTGACCGCCGGAGAGCTGGGCGGGGTAGGCCTTCGCCTTGTCGGCGAGGCCGACCAGGTCGAGCAGTTCCAGCGCCTTGCGGGAGCGGGCCCGGCCCGCTTGGCCGAGGATCTCCAGCGGCAGCTCGACGTTGTCCTGCACGGTCCGCGAGGACAGCAGGTTGAAGTGCTGGAAGACCATGCCGATCCGGCTGCGCGCCCGGCGCAGTTCCCTGCCGGCGCGCGGGCCGCGGCCGGCCAGGGCGGTGAGGTCCTGCCCGGCGACGGTCACGGTGCCGGAGGTGGGGCGCTCCAGCAGGTTGACGCAGCGGATGAGGGAGGACTTGCCGGCGCCGGACTGGCCGATGACGCCGTAGACCTCGCCTTCGCGGACGTGGAGATCGACGCCGTCGAGGGCGGTGACCTCACGGCCGCGGGAGCGGTAGACCTTGGTCAGGCCCGAGGTGGTGATCACGTGGGTTTCCGTCACTGTCGAGTGCACGGGCGTGGGTGTGCCCGGGCACGGGTGCATGCGGTTCCGGCATGGAGGGTGGTGCTTCGTCTCGTGCGGTCTGCGGCGCACGGACATGCCACGGCTCTCGCTTCGGGGCTCCCCCACCCTCGGCTTCGCTCGAGCGGGGGCCCCATGGCTCAGCTGATGCGGGGGCCCTCTAGAAGGCGCACATTCGACACATCAGGCGACACATACAACGAGCACCGGGCGTCATGGTCGCCTCGGTCGCAAGGGTGCGGCTGCTCGTCGTGGTCATGCGATCAGTAAACCAGACGAACGGTCCTGACCGGCCGCGGCCGTCCGCATGGTGGACAGCGGCGGACAGGGCCGGCCGGCCGCTCGGCCCCGGACGGCGATGTGCACTCCCCCGCCGGTGGCCAGTCCCGACAAGGCCGACGGCTCCCGCACCACCGGGTCGGCGTCCGGTTCGTCGGCCCGGCGGGTTGTGGCCAATGCCACGGTGCCACGGCGGGCGGCCCGGCCGCGGTCCGGCCGTCCGCCCGTGCAACTCCACGCGTGCGCACTCCTCCGCGGTGCTCCCGCACGCCCGTGCCGTGGGGGTCCCCCGTACGGCAGGGGCGGCGGCTGCGGCCCGTTTGCGCCGTAATAGGGTCGCGGCATGCTCAATGTCCTGACGCTGGTGACCGGGGTCGCCGCGCTGTTGCTCGCCGCGTGGTGCGGCTGGGCCGCGTACCGCGACCAGCCGACGAAGGACTGGCACTTCATCGGCATGGCCGTGGTGTCGCTGCTGGCCTTCGTCCAGCTGGCGATCGGCATCGTGCAGCTGGCGCGGGGCGAGAAGCCGGAGCAGGGCACGACGATCTTCGTGGCGTATCTGCTGGGCGCGTTCGCGTGCGTGCCGGCGGCGGGCCTGATGTCGCTGGCCGAGCGGACCCGCTGGGGCTCGGTGACGGTCGCCGCCGGCGGTGTGGTGCTGGCCGTCCTGGAAGTGCGGCTCTACGACATCTGGGGAGGCTGAGGTGACCGCGGTGGAGGAGAAGCCGGTCCGGCTGATCGGCGGGCCGGGCATGCTGCTCGTCTGGTTCTACGGCGTGATGGTGGTCGGCGCGGTGTCGCGCTCGGCGTACCAGATCGCCACGGAGTTCGACCGGGCGCCGCTCGCCTACTCCCTGTCGGCGGTGGCGGGCCTGGTGTACGCCTTCATCACCTACACCCTGATCCGGGGCGGGGAGAGGGCCCGGCGGGCGGCGTTGGTGTGCTGCGCCGCCGAGCTCGCGGGTGTCCTTCTCGTCGGTACGTGGACCCTGGTCGACCGGTCGGCGTTCCCGGACGCGACCGTGTGGTCGTACTACGGGGCCGGGTACGTCTTCATCCCGGTGCTGCTGCCGGTCTCCGCGGTGTACTGGTTGCGGAAGGCGCGGGAACGCGGCGGTTCCTGAGGAGGGTCCGTGGCCGCGGGCCGTCCGTGGTCGCCCCCGCGGTTCACCCGCCCCTCGCGGGGCGCTCTCCCTCACGCCGTCTGGACGAAAGCCCCCGCCTGCTTCTCCAGGATGATCATCTCCACCCCGTCGTCGCCCTTGGCCCGGCCCACCGTCTGGTAGCCGACCCGGCGGTACAGGCGCAGGTTGCCCTCGCTGCGGTGGCCGGTGAAGAGGCGGAACCTCTTGGCGCCGCGCTCCGACTCCAGCGCCGTCTCCGCCGCGCGCAGCAGCCGCGCGCCGATGCCGTGGCCCTGGAGGCGGGGGTGGACGCAGAGCTTGCCGATGGCCGCCGCGCCGTCCTCGGTGAGCTTGCCGCGCACCGAGCCGACCACCTCCTCGCCGAGCCGGGCGACGAAGACGCAGTCGGAGGCGACCTCCTGACGGACGGAGTCCAGGGTCTGCACGAGCGGGTCGATGCGGTAGTTGCCGTACAGCGCCGCCTCGCCCTGGAAGCACAGGTACTGGAGCCGGAAGATCTGCTCCGCGTCCTGCTCGGTCGCCACCGAGATGGTCACGCTCATGCCCATGTGCGCACGCCTCCCGCTCACCTGATCACCTGCCGTCGCCTACTCCTATCCCCGCGCTTCGCAGGCCGCAACCTCCGGCGCGAGCAATCGACGCAGACATCCCAGACATCGGGAACGTTCCGGGCCCAGACTGCCCTGTGAGATACCCAACTCCCCCGCGATCTCCTGGTATGTCAGGTCCTTCGGCGAGAGCAGCGCCTCCAGGAGGCGGGGGCAGCGGCCGGGCAGCCGGCGGACCGCCTCCCGCAGCGCGCGGTACCGGGCGGCGGTCAGGACGTGCTGTTCGGGTCCGGGGCGCAGGTCGTCGGCCGGTTCACCCTCGTACGGCCGTTCCAGGCGGCGGGTGCGGCGGGTGCGGCGGGCCTCGGCGCGGACGGCCCTGCGCAGCCAGCCCTGGGGGTCCGGCGGAGGCCCGTCGGTCTCCAGCCGCTCCAGGAGCCGCAGCCAGACGGCCTGCTCCAGGTCACCCGGCTCGCTTCCGGCGGCCTGAGCCTCGGCGGAGGCCTCGGCGGTGAGCAGAGGGTGCAGGGCGGCCAGCAGGTCGTGCGTCATATGCGGAAGACGAGCCGCCCCGGCGGGGAGTTGCCGGGGCGGCACACAGTCACCCCGAACGGGGTGCGGGGCGGTGCGGTGGTTGACGCCGTCAGCCCTTCAGGAAGTCGGCGCGGGCGAGCAGCCCGGTGTCGGCGTTGTCGGTGAAGACGCCGTCGATACCGGTGGCGAAGTACCGCTTGAAGGCGCCGAAGACGTCACCGTAGGCGTCGGCCGCCCCGCCCTTGCGGTACTCGGCGGGCAGGAAGGGGTTCTCGTTGCGCATCGTGTACGGGTGCAGCACGAGGCCGACCTTGTGCGCGTCGGCGACCAGGGTGGTCGGCTCGGCGAGGGTGCCGTCCGCCTTCTTCGGGATGATCAGGTCCAGGGTGGGGCCGATGCCCTGGGCGTAGCCGGCGATCTCGCGCAGCCCCTTGGGCGTGACGAGGTCGGCGACCGTCCGCGGGTCCTTCGCCTCGACGAAGTCGTACGGGCGGCTGTCGGCCGAGGAGAGCAGGACGACGAGCGGGTTGTCGACCAGCCGGTTCAGCCGCTGGATGCTGGTGGGTTCGAAGGACTGCAGGATGACCGGGGAGTTGCGGCCGTCCTTGCCGTACTTGCGCAGCAGCTTCGCCACCCGCTCCTCCAGACCGAGGCCCAGCTTGCGGAAGTAGGTGGGGTGCTTGGTCTCCGGGTAGATCCAGACCTGCCGGCCGCGCTTGCGGGTCTGCTCGTCCTGCCACCTGAGGACCTCTTCGAAGGTGGGGATCTCCCAGCGGCCGTTGTAGAGGGTGTTGTGCGGCCGGTTGGCCGGGATGCGCTCCACGGCGCGCAGCGTCTTCAGCTCGGCGAGCGTGAAGTCCTCGGTGAACCAGCCGGTGGTGGAGACGCCGTCCACGACCTTGGTGGTCTTCCGGCCGGCGAACTCCGGACGGGAGGCGACGTCCGTCGTGCCGCCGATCTCCGGCTCGTGCCGGCAGACCAGGTGGCCGTCCTTGGTGGGTACCAGGTCGCCCGCCTCGACCACGTCGGCGCCGAGGTCCAGGGCCAGGTCGTACGAGCCGAACGTGTGCTCGGGGCGGTAGCCGCTGGCACCCCGGTGGCCGATGATCGTCGGCACCGGCAGGCTCTTCAGCCCGCGCCCGCCGGGTCCGGCCGTCCGGGTCTCGGCGGCCCCGGCCGCCCCGGGCAGTCCGAGGACCGCTCCGCCCGCGCCGAGCACCGCGGCGCCGAGCAGCGCCCGCCGTCCCGTTCCCTGTGTCCGCCCGTTCGCCTGGTCGCTGTCCATGAGCGCCCTCCTGCCGCGTTCGTTCATCGGTGCGGCCCGATCGTAGGGTCGTACACATGGCCGAAGGGAGACTCCCGTTCGAACACCCGGGTGCGGTCGGGTGTCCTGCCAACGGCGGAAGGTGACGGTTCGTCGGGCTCGGGCTCACCGTCCGCGCGATGTCCGTCACACCGCCGCAAGGCTGTTACGGGCCGTCCTGCGGACGCCACCGCAGGTAAACCCGCGTCAACACTTCGTAAGACCTCGGTGAACCGGGCCTCCCCGATGTGCGCGCGGCCCGGCGCCGCGAGTAATGTCCTCACCTGCACAGACTCATATCGCCCCCCTTGACATCGGAGGACCCGTTGTCCCGCTTCGCGCTCATCAAGGCAGTGCTCGGACCGATCATGCGCCTGATGTTCCGCCCACAGGTGGAGGGCGTGGACAACATCCCGGGGGACGGGCCGGTGATTCTGGCCGGTAATCACCTGACGTTCATCGACTCCATCGTGCTGCCGGTGGTCACCAAGCGGCAGGTGTTCTTCATCGGCAAGGACGAGTACGTCACCGGCAAGGGGCTCAAGGGCCGGCTGATGGCGTGGTTCTTCACCGGCGTCGGCATGATCCCGGTGGACCGCGACGGGGCCAGCGGCGGCGTGGCCGCGCTCATGACGGGCCGGCGGATCCTGGAGGAGGGCAAGATCTTCGGGATCTACCCCGAGGGCACCCGGTCGCCCGACGGGCGCCTGTACCGGGGCCGTACCGGTATCGCCCGCCTGACCCTGATGACCGGCGCGCCGGTGGTGCCGTTCGCCATGATCGGCACGGACAAGCTGCAGCCGGGGGGCCGGGGCATCCCGCGGCCCGGCCGGGTCACCGTGCGGTTCGGCGAGCCGATGGAGTTCTCGCGGTACGAGGGCATGGACCGCGACCGCTACGTGCTGCGCGCGGTGACGGACTCCGTCATGGCCGAGGTCATGCGCCTGTCGGGCCAGGAGTACGTCGACATGTACGCCACCAAGGCGAAGGCCGCCTAGGGCCGTCCGACGGACCGGCGCCGTAGGCGCGTCCGTCCGCCTGCAGGTGGAATCTGCCGCCGACACATCGGGCATTCGGCCGTATGAAAGCGGCCGTATCACCACACAACATGTCTGATTCAGGCATGTACAAACCTTCTCGGCGTACTCTGCTCCGTACCCCGATCGCCGCCGCCGGCGCGGGATTCCTGGCAGCCTGCACCAGTTCCGGGTCCGAGCCCGGTTCCGGCCCCCAACACGGGAACGGCGGGGCACAGTTCGTCCCACCCGGGCCCCGGGGGTACGTCAACCCGTCGGATCCGGAGGTCCTGGCCGCCGAGCGGAAACGGGGGTCCGGCCACGTCCGCACCTTCCGGTTCACCGCCGCCGCAGCGGAGCTGGACCTGGGCGGACGGTCGGTCCGCACCTGGGCGTACAACGAGGAGGTACCGGGCCCGCTGGTGCGGGTCACGGCCGGTGACGTACTCGACCTCACGCTCGCCAACCGGCTGCCCGCCACCACCACGCTGCACTCCCACGGGGTGCGGCTGCGCTGCGACATGGACGGCGTGCCGGACCTGACCCAGCGGGCCATCGCCTCGGGAGACGACTTCCGCTACCACTTCGTCGCCAAGCACCCGGGAACGTACCTGCTGCACTCCCATGTGGGGATGCAGCCCGACCGGGCCCTGTACGCGCCGCTCGTCGTGGACGACCCCAAGGAGCCTCTCTCCTACGACAAGGAGTGGGTCGTGGTCATCGACGACTGGCTGGACGGGGTGGAGGGCTCCACCCCCGAAGGCGTCATGGAGCAGCTCAAGCCCGGCGGAGCCATGGACATGGGGAAGATGGCCATGGGTCCCGGCCACGGCAGCGCGCACCCCGGCAAGAAGGCGACCGGGCACCCGACACCGCACCGTAAGTCCACGGGCCCCGACCGGGTGCTGCACCACTCCTACAGCCGCATGCTCCACGGGGAGGGCGGCAGCGTCGCCTACCCGCACTACCTGGTCAACGGGCGGCTGCCCGGCAATCCGTCGGTGTTCCGCTGCCGTCCCGGCGACCGGGTGCGCCTGCGCATCATCAACGCCGGTTCCGAGACCGCCTTCCGGGTCGCGCTGGGCGACCACGCGATGACCGTCACCCACACCGACGGCTACCCGGTGAAGCACAAGCAGACCGACGCCCTGCTCGTCGGCATGGCGGAACGCTACGACGTGCTCGTCACCGCCAAGGACGGGGTCTTCCCCCTGGTCGCCCTGGCCGAGGGCAAGAAGGGCGGGGCCCTCGCCGTGCTGAGCACCGCCAAGGCGGGCAGGAAGCTGCCCCCGGCCGACGTACACCCGCACGAACTCGACGGCAGGACCGTCCCCGCGCACCGTCTCCTGCCCGACGACTCCGTGGCCCTGGCGGACCGTCACCCCGACCGCGAGATGCGCATCCGGATCACCGGCACCATGGAGAAGTTCGACTGGGGGTTCGACCACAAGCCCTACTCCGCGCAGCAGCGGCACGCGGTCCGCGCGGGTGAGCGGGTGCGGCTGACGCTCATCAACGCCACGGGCATGTGGCATCCGATGCATCTGCACGGGCACACGTTCTCGCTGGCC contains these protein-coding regions:
- a CDS encoding methionine ABC transporter permease, which codes for MTWPEMQPLLSQACWDTLYMVGWSTLIAVVGGLPLGILLVLTDRGGLLQNVVANKVIGQVVNVARSMPFIILMVALMGLTRSITGTTIGREAAIVPLAIGAIPFFARLVETAVREVDGGLVEAVQSMGGNTWTIVRKVLVPESLPSLIASTTTTIVALIGYSAMAGTVGAGGLGDIAIRYGYQRFETQMMWITVAILAVVISVIQFAGDYAARALHRRGGRSGPAPKLRLLKAKEPAAADVGKVA
- a CDS encoding lysophospholipid acyltransferase family protein; this encodes MTSEDPLSRFALIKAVLGPIMRLMFRPQVEGVDNIPGDGPVILAGNHLTFIDSIVLPVVTKRQVFFIGKDEYVTGKGLKGRLMAWFFTGVGMIPVDRDGASGGVAALMTGRRILEEGKIFGIYPEGTRSPDGRLYRGRTGIARLTLMTGAPVVPFAMIGTDKLQPGGRGIPRPGRVTVRFGEPMEFSRYEGMDRDRYVLRAVTDSVMAEVMRLSGQEYVDMYATKAKAA
- a CDS encoding GNAT family N-acetyltransferase: MTSTFPNISISTERLVLRPLDEDDVPALAEMMNDEQVVAWTTVAHPYTEADAREWITRLAPEERTAGRGIVLAVTEFLTQRLVGIVHLRNTDWRVRSSEIAYVVAPWARGEGYASEAALATAQWLFHDRKFERLELRTAADNTASQQVAQKIGCISEGVLRNAWIARARTGDGTWTEVRTDVIVWSLLPEDLAGVGEQLADTGGFTSYSDWN
- a CDS encoding glycerophosphodiester phosphodiesterase, whose translation is MDSDQANGRTQGTGRRALLGAAVLGAGGAVLGLPGAAGAAETRTAGPGGRGLKSLPVPTIIGHRGASGYRPEHTFGSYDLALDLGADVVEAGDLVPTKDGHLVCRHEPEIGGTTDVASRPEFAGRKTTKVVDGVSTTGWFTEDFTLAELKTLRAVERIPANRPHNTLYNGRWEIPTFEEVLRWQDEQTRKRGRQVWIYPETKHPTYFRKLGLGLEERVAKLLRKYGKDGRNSPVILQSFEPTSIQRLNRLVDNPLVVLLSSADSRPYDFVEAKDPRTVADLVTPKGLREIAGYAQGIGPTLDLIIPKKADGTLAEPTTLVADAHKVGLVLHPYTMRNENPFLPAEYRKGGAADAYGDVFGAFKRYFATGIDGVFTDNADTGLLARADFLKG
- a CDS encoding methionine ABC transporter ATP-binding protein — protein: MITTSGLTKVYRSRGREVTALDGVDLHVREGEVYGVIGQSGAGKSSLIRCVNLLERPTSGTVTVAGQDLTALAGRGPRAGRELRRARSRIGMVFQHFNLLSSRTVQDNVELPLEILGQAGRARSRKALELLDLVGLADKAKAYPAQLSGGQKQRVGIARALAGDPKVLLSDEATSALDPETTRSILQLLRDLNRQLGLTVLLITHEMDVVKSICDSAALMEKGRIVESGTVSELLATPGSELAAALFPVGGEATGADRTVLDVTFHGEAATQPVISQLSRTYNIDISILGAAIDTVGGLQIGRMRIELPGRYEDNVVPVGFLREQGLQIDVVGQESLLVKEGAK
- a CDS encoding MetQ/NlpA family ABC transporter substrate-binding protein, which translates into the protein MRNTAKLTTAVLATGALTLGLTACGSGKDSGSSDRNGPLVVAASPTPHAEILDFVKDKLAKKAGLDLEVKEFTDYITPNTATEDGSVDANYFQNQPYLDDFNKKRGTHIVPVVTVHLEPLGLYSHKIKKADALKSGATIAVPNDAVNEARALKLLAANGLITLKDGVGSEATPQDITKNPKNLKFKEVEAAQTARSLDDVDAAVINGNYAISAGLKPAKEALVLESAKNSPYGNFLAVKKGDESDPRVKKLAKLLTSPEVKKFIEDKYQGSVIPSF
- a CDS encoding GNAT family N-acetyltransferase; its protein translation is MGMSVTISVATEQDAEQIFRLQYLCFQGEAALYGNYRIDPLVQTLDSVRQEVASDCVFVARLGEEVVGSVRGKLTEDGAAAIGKLCVHPRLQGHGIGARLLRAAETALESERGAKRFRLFTGHRSEGNLRLYRRVGYQTVGRAKGDDGVEMIILEKQAGAFVQTA
- a CDS encoding sigma-70 family RNA polymerase sigma factor; protein product: MTHDLLAALHPLLTAEASAEAQAAGSEPGDLEQAVWLRLLERLETDGPPPDPQGWLRRAVRAEARRTRRTRRLERPYEGEPADDLRPGPEQHVLTAARYRALREAVRRLPGRCPRLLEALLSPKDLTYQEIAGELGISQGSLGPERSRCLGCLRRLLAPEVAACEARG
- a CDS encoding multicopper oxidase family protein, which translates into the protein MYKPSRRTLLRTPIAAAGAGFLAACTSSGSEPGSGPQHGNGGAQFVPPGPRGYVNPSDPEVLAAERKRGSGHVRTFRFTAAAAELDLGGRSVRTWAYNEEVPGPLVRVTAGDVLDLTLANRLPATTTLHSHGVRLRCDMDGVPDLTQRAIASGDDFRYHFVAKHPGTYLLHSHVGMQPDRALYAPLVVDDPKEPLSYDKEWVVVIDDWLDGVEGSTPEGVMEQLKPGGAMDMGKMAMGPGHGSAHPGKKATGHPTPHRKSTGPDRVLHHSYSRMLHGEGGSVAYPHYLVNGRLPGNPSVFRCRPGDRVRLRIINAGSETAFRVALGDHAMTVTHTDGYPVKHKQTDALLVGMAERYDVLVTAKDGVFPLVALAEGKKGGALAVLSTAKAGRKLPPADVHPHELDGRTVPAHRLLPDDSVALADRHPDREMRIRITGTMEKFDWGFDHKPYSAQQRHAVRAGERVRLTLINATGMWHPMHLHGHTFSLAGIDSVGARKDTALVLPHRKLVIDFDADNPGLWMLHCHNQYHSESGMMTVLGYKR